The sequence CCCGCGAGGCGCTGTTGGAGTCCGTGTGGGGCTACCGCCACGCCTCCGACACCCGGCTGGTCAACGTGCACGTACAGCGTCTGCGCGCCAAGATTGAGCGCGATCCGGAGGATCCGCAGATCGTTCTCACCGTGCGCGGCGTGGGGTACAAGACCGGCAAAATTGCGGAGGACTAAGTCATCCTCCGTCGCCTCCAACAGTTCAAGGACGCTTTTGTAGAAGCGTGGCGCACCTCGCTGCAGCTGCGAGTGATCGGCATGATCCTCGTGGCCTCGACCGTGGTGATTTCAATCCTGGCGTACGCGCTCATCTCGGTGCTTACCCAGCGCCTCGTTGACCAAAAGCGGGACATCGCCAGCCAGGAGATCGATCGCGCGCGTGTGGCGGTGGAGCAGCAGATCGATGCGTCGGGCACCGCCAACTCCACGCAGGTGCGCATCAACTCTGCGCGCGCGGCGCTCAGCCAGCTTTCCGCCCAGGGCGGCGACCGCCAGGCGACGTACGAGCCGGTCATCGTGGTGGAAAACCCGGACGGGTCCATCGTCACCTCGCCGGAGGGCTACCGCGTCCCGGATAACCTGCGCGAGCTGGTCAGCGACGGCAATATCGCGGATCAATTCACCACGATCGAGCAGGCCGACGGCAGCTCCTACCACGCGCTCATGGTGGGCTCGCCGACCCACTCGGACATCCGCGACGCGCAGGTCTACCTCGTGATGTCGATGGAGAGCGAAGAGTCCACGATGGCGCTGATGCGCGGACTCCTCTCCGCTGCCGGCGTGGTCATGGTGGTGCTGCTCGTGGGCATCGCGTGGCTGGCAACCCAGCAGGCCATTACCCCGATCCGCTCCGCCTCCCGCATCGCGCAGCGTTTCGCCGCCGGCCACCTCCGCGAGCGCATGCCGGTGGACAGCGAGGACGAGATGGGCCGGCTGGCCAGCTCGTTCAACGACATGGCCGACAAGTTGTCCAAGCAGATCACGCAGCTGGAGGAGTACGGCGATCTGCAGCGGCAGTTCACCTCGGACGTCTCCCACGAGCTGCGCACGCCGCTCACAACGGTGCGCATGGCCGCGGACATGATCACCGACGATCCGGAATCGCTGGCCCCGCACCACCGCCGCGCCGCCGAGCTCATGACCCGCGAACTCGATCGCTTCGAGGAGCTGCTCGCCGACCTGCTGGAGATCTCGCGCCACGATGCCGGCGTGGCCGACCTGTCTGCCGTCCCGGTGGACATTCGGCGCTGCGTGGAATCGGCGTTCACCCAGGTGGATCACCTCGCCGAACAGCTCGGCGTGGAGGTGCGCCTGCGCATGCCGGAAGAACCGGTCACCGCGGAGGTGGATTCACGGCGCATCGAGCGCATCCTGCGCAACCTGCTCGCGAACGCCATCGATCACTCGGAGGGCAACCCCGTCACGGTTGACCTCGCGGCAAACGACGGGGCCGTGGGTGTGGCCGTCACCGACCAGGGCGTGGGCCTTAAGGAAGGGCAAGAAGAGCTGGTGTTTAACCGCTTCTGGCGCGCCGATTCCTCCCGCAAGCGTCATTCCGGCGGCACCGGCCTGGGACTCGCCATCGCCCGCGAAGACGCCGTGCTGCACGGCGGCACGCTCGATGCCGTGGGTGCGGCCGGGGTGGGATCCCGCTTCCGCCTCATCATTCCGCGCAC is a genomic window of Corynebacterium massiliense DSM 45435 containing:
- the mtrB gene encoding MtrAB system histidine kinase MtrB: MQLRVIGMILVASTVVISILAYALISVLTQRLVDQKRDIASQEIDRARVAVEQQIDASGTANSTQVRINSARAALSQLSAQGGDRQATYEPVIVVENPDGSIVTSPEGYRVPDNLRELVSDGNIADQFTTIEQADGSSYHALMVGSPTHSDIRDAQVYLVMSMESEESTMALMRGLLSAAGVVMVVLLVGIAWLATQQAITPIRSASRIAQRFAAGHLRERMPVDSEDEMGRLASSFNDMADKLSKQITQLEEYGDLQRQFTSDVSHELRTPLTTVRMAADMITDDPESLAPHHRRAAELMTRELDRFEELLADLLEISRHDAGVADLSAVPVDIRRCVESAFTQVDHLAEQLGVEVRLRMPEEPVTAEVDSRRIERILRNLLANAIDHSEGNPVTVDLAANDGAVGVAVTDQGVGLKEGQEELVFNRFWRADSSRKRHSGGTGLGLAIAREDAVLHGGTLDAVGAAGVGSRFRLIIPRTPNGQVDDEPIALELPGMTDGKELQAQGEKPAGEKAEGETTDGETMAVAGTSSAVIASAAADSEPADAAERTTQFRKPTSHRFDAHSGELTDMPRDTEPEGEA